The following are encoded in a window of Pseudalgibacter alginicilyticus genomic DNA:
- the gyrB gene encoding DNA topoisomerase (ATP-hydrolyzing) subunit B yields MSEPKEEFNKHNYSADSIQALEGMEHVRMRPSMYIGDVGTRGLHHLVYEVVDNSIDEALAGHCNNITVIINEDNSITTEDDGRGIPVDLHKKEGVSALEVVMTKIGAGGKFDKDSYKVSGGLHGVGVSCVNALSDHLKATVYRNGEIWEQEYERGKALYPVKKVGETEKRGTIVTFKPDATIFTQTLEYSYDTLASRLRELAYLNKGITVHLVDRRTKKENGEFEGETFHSEEGLSEFIQYLDATREPLMKDVISFEGEKNGVPVEVAMIYNTSYAENLHSYVNNINTHEGGTHLSGFRRGLTHTLKKYADESGLLKNLKFDIAGDDFREGLTAIISVKVQEPQFEGQTKTKLGNREVSASVSQAVSEMLTDYLEEHPDDAKTIVQKVILAAQARHAAQKARDMVQRKTVMSIGGLPGKLSDCSEQDPAKCEVFLVEGDSAGGTAKQGRDRAFQAILPLRGKILNVEKAMTHKVFENEEIKNIFTALGVTIGTEDDSKALNLSKLRYHKVVIMCDADIDGSHIATLILTFFFRYMKELIENGHIYIATPPLYLIKRGAKKQYAWSDKERDQIISEFGDGSKIQRYKGLGEMNAEQLWDTTMNPEFRTMRLVQIDNGTEADRIFSMLMGDEVPPRRDFIEKNAIYANIDA; encoded by the coding sequence ATGAGCGAACCTAAAGAAGAATTTAATAAGCATAATTATTCGGCAGATAGTATCCAAGCTTTAGAAGGGATGGAGCACGTGCGTATGCGCCCATCCATGTATATTGGAGATGTAGGAACTCGTGGGTTACACCACTTGGTTTATGAGGTAGTTGACAACTCTATTGATGAGGCTCTTGCAGGACATTGTAATAATATAACGGTAATCATTAATGAAGATAACTCAATAACTACAGAAGATGATGGTCGAGGTATTCCTGTAGATTTACACAAAAAAGAAGGTGTTTCAGCGCTTGAGGTGGTAATGACAAAGATTGGAGCAGGAGGTAAGTTTGATAAAGACTCTTACAAGGTTTCTGGTGGATTACACGGTGTGGGTGTAAGTTGTGTGAATGCATTGTCTGATCATTTAAAAGCAACCGTTTACAGAAATGGAGAAATTTGGGAGCAAGAATATGAGCGCGGTAAAGCTTTGTATCCTGTTAAAAAAGTAGGGGAAACTGAAAAAAGAGGTACAATTGTAACTTTCAAGCCAGATGCCACTATTTTTACTCAAACTTTAGAGTATAGTTATGATACCCTTGCAAGTAGATTGCGTGAATTGGCTTATTTGAATAAAGGTATTACGGTTCATTTGGTTGATAGAAGAACTAAAAAAGAGAATGGTGAATTTGAAGGTGAAACATTTCATTCAGAAGAAGGTTTGTCTGAATTTATTCAATATTTAGATGCCACTCGTGAGCCTTTAATGAAAGATGTGATTTCCTTTGAAGGTGAAAAAAATGGGGTACCTGTTGAGGTTGCTATGATTTATAACACCTCGTATGCTGAAAACTTACATTCGTATGTTAACAATATTAATACTCATGAAGGAGGAACGCATTTGTCAGGATTTAGACGTGGATTAACACATACCCTTAAAAAGTATGCTGATGAATCAGGTTTGCTGAAAAATTTAAAATTTGACATCGCTGGGGATGATTTCCGTGAAGGTTTAACGGCTATTATTTCGGTAAAAGTTCAAGAGCCTCAATTTGAAGGACAAACCAAAACAAAGTTAGGAAATAGAGAAGTTTCAGCATCAGTAAGTCAAGCGGTTTCTGAAATGTTGACTGACTATTTGGAAGAACACCCAGACGATGCTAAAACCATTGTTCAGAAAGTGATTTTAGCTGCACAAGCTCGTCATGCTGCTCAAAAAGCGCGCGATATGGTTCAGCGTAAAACAGTCATGAGTATTGGAGGGTTGCCAGGGAAATTATCTGATTGTTCTGAACAAGACCCTGCAAAATGTGAAGTATTTCTTGTTGAGGGAGATTCGGCAGGTGGAACCGCAAAACAAGGTCGAGATAGAGCCTTTCAAGCCATTCTTCCGCTACGTGGTAAAATCTTAAATGTTGAAAAAGCCATGACTCATAAGGTTTTTGAAAACGAAGAGATTAAAAATATTTTTACGGCTTTAGGGGTAACCATTGGTACCGAAGATGATAGTAAGGCTTTGAATTTATCAAAACTACGTTACCATAAAGTAGTAATTATGTGTGATGCTGATATTGACGGTAGTCACATTGCGACTTTAATTTTAACGTTCTTCTTTAGATATATGAAAGAACTCATTGAAAATGGACATATTTATATTGCAACTCCACCTTTGTATTTAATAAAGAGAGGTGCTAAAAAACAATATGCTTGGTCTGACAAGGAGCGTGACCAAATTATTTCGGAGTTTGGTGATGGCTCGAAAATTCAACGATATAAAGGTCTTGGTGAGATGAATGCGGAACAACTTTGGGATACCACGATGAATCCTGAATTCAGAACCATGCGTTTGGTACAAATAGATAATGGTACGGAAGCAGACAGAATATTCTCAATGTTAATGGGAGATGAGGTGCCGCCACGTAGAGATTTTATCGAGAAAAATGCTATTTATGCAAATATTGACGCCTAA